The region TTCAGGTACTTTCATGAAAAAATCAGTTAATCGTAACAAAAAAATAATTGCTAATGAAGAAGATGTTATCAAAAAAATAATCAAAAGCAATCCAAAAACTAAATATTTCGCAACCAGAAAAGGATACTGGTTTTATTATGATGAAAGAAATCAAACTGATCTTTTGACGCCTAAAAAAGGAGATATTGCTTATTATAACTTAGAAGTAAAAGACATAAAAGGTAATATTATTTACTCAGAAGCAGATCTTGGTCCGCAAACTTATTATGTAGACAAACAAGACATCATGATGGGATTGCGCGATGGTATTAAACTGATGCATAAAAATGAAACTGTGACTTTCTTATTTCCGTCTCATATTGCTTACGGATATCACGGAGACAACAAAAAAATTGGAATCAATCAGTCTTTAATCTGCACGGTTACGCTTCGAAATTTTGTACCGGACACAACAGCACCAAAAACAGGAACTCCTTCAGAACAGCCTGCAACTGCACAAACTGGAGGTGGACAAGCTCCAAAACCGGCGATGCCAAAACCAACAGCTGTAAAACCGGCAACTCCAGCTAAAAAAGATACAATAAACCCATAAAAAAACATTTTAAAAATGAAAAAAAGTATTTTATTATTACTACTAGCCGTTACCTCATTTTATTCTTGTAAAGACGAACACGGTAATTTACCTGATGGTTTATATGCTGACATTGAAACAAATAAAGGACATATTATTGTTGAATTAGATTATAAAAAAGCTCCTATTACGGTGGCTAATTTTGTAACCTTGGCCGAAGGTAAAAATGAATTCGTAACAAAGGAATATCTAAAAGGAAAACCTTTTTATGACGGACTGAAATTTCATAGAGTTATTGAAGATTTCATGATTCAGACCGGAGATCCTGAAGGAACTGGTTCTGGAGATACAGGTTATAAATTTAAAGATGAAATTACTGATTTGAAATTTGATAAAGCGGGTGTTTTGGCTATGGCAAACAATGGTCCCGGAACAAACAGCAGTCAATTTTTTATTACACATGTTGAAACTCCTTGGTTAGACGGAAAACATACTATTTTTGGTCATGTGGTTGAAAAAGGACAAGAAGTTGTAAATCAAATTAAACAAGATGATAAAGTGGTTTCTGTAACTATTATCAGAAATGGTGAAGCGGCAAAGAAGTTTGATGCTGTAAAAGTATTTCATGATTACTTTTCTGAAATCGCAAAAGAAAAAAGTAAGTATGCAGGAGTTCAAAAAGAAAAAGTAGCTTACTATGCTTCTGTTAGACCAAAAGCTACAAAAACGAGCACTGGTTTAGAATACTTGATTACTGAAAAAGGAACAGGTAAAAAACCAGCTACAGGAACTCAAATCTACATTCACTATTCTGGTTTCTTAGAAGACGGAACTTTGTTTGATTCAAGCGTAGAAGAAGTTAACAAAGCTTTCGGAAAGTTTGATGCAGCAAGAGCAGAACAACACGGATATCAGCCAATTCCGTTTCAGGCAGGCCGTAAAGACGGTATGATTCCCGGGTTTATTGAAGGAATTGAGCAACTTTCTTTTGGAGATAAAGCAATTCTTTTTATTCCGTCACACTTAGCTTACGGAGCAACTGGAGCAGGAGGAGTTATTCCGCCAAATGCAAATATTATTTTTGAAGTTCAACTATTGGAAAAACCGTAATAATATTCTTATCTTTAAAACGTTATTACAGACTTAAATTCGAAACATGATGAAATTTAAATTTCTATTTTTATTTTGCCTGGCAATGGTAAACATTCAGGCACAAACAACAAAAAAACCAGTTGCAAAAGCAAAACCTGCAACAACAAAAACAGCTCCTGCAGCAAACCCTAATGAAGGTATTTTTGCTACAATCTCAACTACAAAAGGAGATATTGTTTTATCATTAGAATATGTAAAAGCACCTGTAACGGTTGCTAACTTTATTACTTTGGCAGAAGGTAAAAACCCTTATGTAAAAGTTGATAAACTAAAAGGAAAACCTTTTTATGACGGATTAAAATTTCACAGAGTAATCAATGATTTTATGATTCAGGGTGGTGATCCTCAAGGAAATGGCTCGGGAGATCCTGGATATTCATTTAAAGATGAGTTTGTTCCTGAGTTAAAATTTGACAAAGGCGGTGTTTTAGCAATGGCTAATTCAGGACCTGCAACAAACGGAAGTCAATTTTTTATCACTCATAAAGACACACAATGGCTTAACGGAAAACATACTATTTTTGGTCATGTAGTTTCCGGAATGAACGTTGTAAATAAAATTGTTCAGGACGACGTTATCACAAAAATTACTATTACCTCTAAAGGTGCTGCAGCCAAAAAATTTGATGCAGTAAAAGTTTTCTCTGATGATGTAAAAAAACAAGAAGCTAAAAAAGCAGAAAGTCAAAAAGTGGTTGCTGAAAAAGCTGCTGCTTTTACAAGCGCAAAAGCAACTGCTACAACAACTGCATCTGGTTTAAAATATGTGATTACTAAAAAAGGAAATGGTGTAAAACCTGCTGAAGGATCTACAATCTATTTTCATTATGCAGGTTACTTTGAAGATGGAAATCTTTTTGACAGCAGTATGTCAAACGTAGCAAAAGCGTATGGTAAATATGATGCCAATAGAGATGCACAAGGAGGTTACAAAGCTTTTCCTTTTACTGCCGGTAAAAAAGACGGAATGATTCCTGGTTTTATCGAAGCTATAGATATGATGACTGATGGAGAGAAAGCAACTTTTATTCTTCCTTCAAACTTAGCATATGGGGCAAATGGTGCCGGAGGTGTAATTCCGCCAAACGCAACTTTGATTTTCGAAATCGAATTGTATCAAAATCAGCCTGTTGTAAAATAAAAACAAATTTATTTTATCTTATATAAATCAAACCCGTCAAAATTTAGATTTTGACGGGTTTCTTATTTTATTCCTTCTTTAATTATGTCAAATTCATAATTTTACAATAGAAATTAGCTCCGTAACTATACTGATAATAATGTTTACAACCTTTTTCTACTAATTCTTAAACAAAATAGCTTACCTTTGCCGGCTTTATTTTTTTAATTAAACAAGTTAAGATGTCACAAAACAACGTATTAAAGGGAGTATTTTTAGTAGCAATTGGAGCAACAACTTACGGAATGTTAGCTACTTTCGTAAAAATGGCCTATTCTGAAGGATATACTACTGCCGAAGTAACAACATCTCAATTTATATTAGGAATCATTGGTATTTTACTAATAAATACCTTCCAGAAAATCAAACACAAAGACAATGTTGTAAAAGCAACTCCAAAGAATATATTTAACTTAATGCTTGCGGGAACTTCATTAGGAATGACAAGTTTGTTCTATTATTTAGCCGTAAAATACATTCCTGTTTCTATTGGTATCGTTTTATTAATGCAAACGGTTTGGATGGGAGTTTTGCTTGAAATGATTTTAGAAAAAAAATTACCTTCAAAACAAAAAGTCGTTGCTGTAATCATTGTACTTATTGGTACTGTTTTGGCAACTAATATTATCCATAATGATATACAATTAGATTGGAGAGGGATTGTTTGGGGAGTTTTGGCTGCGGCATCTTTTACTACAACTATGTTTACTGCAAATCGTGTTGCTATCGGAATTTCATCCGCACAACGAAGCTTATACATGCTTTTGGGCGGAGCTATTATTGTATTTTCATTTGCTTTTGCAACTCAAATAGCCTCTTTTAACTTTGAGATTTTCACGAAATGGGGAATTGTACTGGCTTTGTTCGGAACCATTATTCCTCCAATGTTAATGACTGCAGGTTTCCCGTTAACCGGAATTGGATTAGGAAGTATTGTTTCTGCTCTTGAACTTCCTGTTTCTGTTATGATGGCTTATGTTTTACTAAACGAGCAAGTTATCTTTTCTCAATGGGTTGGAATTGTTTTAATCATTCTGGCAATAATTATTATGAATGTAAATTTCAAGCCTAAAAAATAGCCTTATTTGCGAGACACGAAAAAAAAGCGTCTTGTAATGTTATAATTGTTAATTTTTTTATAAATTCGTGATAAACAACATAATATCATGAATCTACCTTGGCATTTATATTTAATGGCTTTTCTTTATATAGTTGCCGGGCTCAATCATTTTAGAACACCCGGAATGTATATCAAAATCATTCCGCCAGTTTTTAAAAATCCCAAATTAATAAATATTTTAAGCGGAGCTGCCGAAATAATTTTAGGTATACTTCTGTTGTTTCATCCTACAACTAATTTAGCAGCATTGGGCGTTATTATTCTCTTAATTGCTGTGTTTCCTGCTAACCTATTCATGTTTCAAAATAAAAAAGCTAGTTTCGGCTTGCCAAAATGGATTTTATTTGTACGTTTGTTCGTACAGATTATTTTAGTATATTGGGCATACCAGTATACCTTTTAACATTAACCATTAAACTATTTTATTATGAAAAAATTATTTGCTGAATTTTTTGGAACCTATTGGCTTGTTTTTGGAGGCTGCGGAAGCGCCCTTTTTGCAGCGGGTATACCTAATCTAGGAATTGGATTTGCGGGGGTTGCCTTAGCATTTGGTTTAACCGTGCTAACAATGGCTTATGCAGTTGGACACATCTCTGGTGGACATTTTAATCCTGCTGTATCTTTTGGTTTATGGGCTGGAGGAAGATTCCCGGCAAAAGACCTTTTACCTTATATCATTTCACAATGTGTTGGTGCACTGGCTGCAGCCGGAACATTATTTATAATCTGGTCAGGCAAAGCAGGAAACGTAATTGACAATACTAAAGCCGGAGCTTTTGCTTCAAATGGTTTTGGCGCATTTTCTCCTGATGGTTATTCTTTACAATCTGCATTTATAGCTGAATTTGTTCTGACATTATTCTTCTTATTGGTAATTCTTGGAGCTACTGATAAATTTGCAAACGGAAGATTTGCCGGAATTGCTATTGGTTTAGCCTTGACTTTAATTCACTTAATCAGTATTCCTATCACTAATACTTCAGTAAATCCTGCTAGATCATTATCACAAGCAATTTTTGCCGGTGGAGAGCCTTTATCACAAGTTTGGTTATTTTGGTTAGCACCAATTTTAGGAGCAATTGTCGCCGGATTTATATATAAAACATTATTGCAAAACCACGCAGAAGCCTAATCCCCTTTTATAAATAAATAAATAAATCAATTAATAACTAATAAACTTAACATTATGGATTTTTTATATTTCTTACTTATAGGAGCCATTTCAGGATGGTTAGCAGGTCAGGTCTGGAAAGGTGCCGGCTTTGGATTACTTGGTAATATCGTCGTTGGAATCATCGGCGGAATTGTTGGTGGCTGGATTGCCGGAAAACTGGGCATTGGCGGCGGCGGACTTCTTTGGCAAATTATTATAGCCGTTGGGGGCGCCTGGGTTCTATTATTTATAATTAGTCTGATAAAAAAAGCATAATTACTTTACTAAGTAACCTCATTTTGAAAGAGAAAATCCGATATATTTATATTTGATTTTCTCTTTTCTGTTTTAGACTAAGCATTTTATACAATAGCATATTCAGTTTTTAGTACTAAATTGAAATTTTGCCTACCTTTAAGTACAAAACATTAAAGGTTTTGCTACTGTGCCAAGTCACAGGACATTAGCGCCAATCTTCGAACCAAACACCTAAACGGAAAATGAGCAAAGAACAGAAAGACGATTTATTGAAATTTCTACAGCCATTCGGGGAAGAAATCACTGAAATAGTTTTGTGGCTGAGAGACTTTGTTTGGGACTTGTATCCAAAAACTAATGAACTGATTTATGATAATTATAACGCTTTAGCTTTTGGGTGGTCACCAACCGAAAAACTCGGACACACATTTTGCTCAATTGCAATTGGAAGAACAAGCAAAAAAATTCATTTGGGATTTTATTGGGGAAGCGAAATTTCTGATCCGGAAAAAAAATTAATTGGAAATGGCAATCAATACCGTTATTTACTTGTTTCAAATAAAAACGATTTTCCAAAAGAGTACGCTAAAGAGCTTATTATAAACGCATTTGAAAATTCAATACTGAAAGTAAAAGACAAAAAGGAATTGAGAGAAGGATTAACAATAACAAAATCTGTTTCAGAAAAAAAACGCGAAAAGAAAAAATAAAGCCCGTTACTAACAACATTAGCCTTTAGATAAATGAAACATTTTGAATATTATAAATCCAATTATTATGAATGAAGTAATTGCTTATTTCAGTACAATTCCGTCTTCGCATCGAAGTTTAATTTTGGTTGGAGGAATAACTTTTTTTTGGATTTTAGAAAATACCTTTCCCCTATTCAACATGCGGTACAAAAAATGGCATCATGCAGGAATCAATTTTTTCCTGACATTGACCACCATTATTATTAACTTTTTACTGGCTTTTATCTTAATCAAAACCGCATTCTGGGCAACTGAAAATCATTTTGGAATATTACAATGGCTTCCAGAAATCCCTATTTTGCTTTATACTTTAATAGGACTCCTTTTGTTGGATTTGATTGGTGCTTATTTACCTCATTATATCCAGCATAAAAT is a window of uncultured Flavobacterium sp. DNA encoding:
- a CDS encoding DoxX family membrane protein, coding for MNLPWHLYLMAFLYIVAGLNHFRTPGMYIKIIPPVFKNPKLINILSGAAEIILGILLLFHPTTNLAALGVIILLIAVFPANLFMFQNKKASFGLPKWILFVRLFVQIILVYWAYQYTF
- the aqpZ gene encoding aquaporin Z, whose amino-acid sequence is MKKLFAEFFGTYWLVFGGCGSALFAAGIPNLGIGFAGVALAFGLTVLTMAYAVGHISGGHFNPAVSFGLWAGGRFPAKDLLPYIISQCVGALAAAGTLFIIWSGKAGNVIDNTKAGAFASNGFGAFSPDGYSLQSAFIAEFVLTLFFLLVILGATDKFANGRFAGIAIGLALTLIHLISIPITNTSVNPARSLSQAIFAGGEPLSQVWLFWLAPILGAIVAGFIYKTLLQNHAEA
- the gldI gene encoding gliding motility-associated peptidyl-prolyl isomerase GldI yields the protein MNYLKISIYTLLFAVLLVSCKQHEDARRPISRASGTFMKKSVNRNKKIIANEEDVIKKIIKSNPKTKYFATRKGYWFYYDERNQTDLLTPKKGDIAYYNLEVKDIKGNIIYSEADLGPQTYYVDKQDIMMGLRDGIKLMHKNETVTFLFPSHIAYGYHGDNKKIGINQSLICTVTLRNFVPDTTAPKTGTPSEQPATAQTGGGQAPKPAMPKPTAVKPATPAKKDTINP
- a CDS encoding GlsB/YeaQ/YmgE family stress response membrane protein, with the protein product MDFLYFLLIGAISGWLAGQVWKGAGFGLLGNIVVGIIGGIVGGWIAGKLGIGGGGLLWQIIIAVGGAWVLLFIISLIKKA
- a CDS encoding DMT family transporter, with amino-acid sequence MSQNNVLKGVFLVAIGATTYGMLATFVKMAYSEGYTTAEVTTSQFILGIIGILLINTFQKIKHKDNVVKATPKNIFNLMLAGTSLGMTSLFYYLAVKYIPVSIGIVLLMQTVWMGVLLEMILEKKLPSKQKVVAVIIVLIGTVLATNIIHNDIQLDWRGIVWGVLAAASFTTTMFTANRVAIGISSAQRSLYMLLGGAIIVFSFAFATQIASFNFEIFTKWGIVLALFGTIIPPMLMTAGFPLTGIGLGSIVSALELPVSVMMAYVLLNEQVIFSQWVGIVLIILAIIIMNVNFKPKK
- a CDS encoding peptidylprolyl isomerase, with translation MKKSILLLLLAVTSFYSCKDEHGNLPDGLYADIETNKGHIIVELDYKKAPITVANFVTLAEGKNEFVTKEYLKGKPFYDGLKFHRVIEDFMIQTGDPEGTGSGDTGYKFKDEITDLKFDKAGVLAMANNGPGTNSSQFFITHVETPWLDGKHTIFGHVVEKGQEVVNQIKQDDKVVSVTIIRNGEAAKKFDAVKVFHDYFSEIAKEKSKYAGVQKEKVAYYASVRPKATKTSTGLEYLITEKGTGKKPATGTQIYIHYSGFLEDGTLFDSSVEEVNKAFGKFDAARAEQHGYQPIPFQAGRKDGMIPGFIEGIEQLSFGDKAILFIPSHLAYGATGAGGVIPPNANIIFEVQLLEKP
- a CDS encoding peptidylprolyl isomerase, giving the protein MKFKFLFLFCLAMVNIQAQTTKKPVAKAKPATTKTAPAANPNEGIFATISTTKGDIVLSLEYVKAPVTVANFITLAEGKNPYVKVDKLKGKPFYDGLKFHRVINDFMIQGGDPQGNGSGDPGYSFKDEFVPELKFDKGGVLAMANSGPATNGSQFFITHKDTQWLNGKHTIFGHVVSGMNVVNKIVQDDVITKITITSKGAAAKKFDAVKVFSDDVKKQEAKKAESQKVVAEKAAAFTSAKATATTTASGLKYVITKKGNGVKPAEGSTIYFHYAGYFEDGNLFDSSMSNVAKAYGKYDANRDAQGGYKAFPFTAGKKDGMIPGFIEAIDMMTDGEKATFILPSNLAYGANGAGGVIPPNATLIFEIELYQNQPVVK